A stretch of Candidatus Brocadiaceae bacterium DNA encodes these proteins:
- a CDS encoding sigma 54-interacting transcriptional regulator has product MHQRTINDKPMSIQQLSEYAKDLRVLLVEDEDELRRELARYLSDFFEHVDVAQNGHEGLNKYSQMRPDIIITDVRMPDIDGIEMVKRMKRIHNTQPFIVISAYSDSDILIEFINTGVDHFILKPIHEQKFLNALLNLCTEIVHKRMLDTYKANLEAIFRSVKDAIIMVDKNLVVLEVNDATQEICGFSHEEAINKPFLSLFAECKEQCFSILKKTIETGQTMEIHRQECFKKNRIGKIVTITTHPLIDCHGTINGSVMVIKDETNLISTGRDSKEIKQFRNIIGKSEKMQKLYSIIATLSELQTTVLITSETGTGKELVAEALHNSKNGEEKPFVKVNWAALSEDLLESELFGHVKGAFTGAIKDRIGRFQQADGGTIFLDEIGDISSKMQLRLLRVLQESEFECVGDSNPVKVNVRVIAATNQDLREKVRLGKFREDLYHRLKVVELQIPPLRERYEDMFLLVEYFLKRLNEKFGSNITHISDDVFNLFLKYRWPGNIRELQHVLERAYIYCRQTTITLVDLPQDLLDAIDAEETPTKEERSPYDRLSIVQALQKTDWNKAKAARLLGIDRKTIYSKIAQYHIKKERVDRRM; this is encoded by the coding sequence ATGCATCAAAGAACGATAAACGATAAACCCATGAGCATTCAACAACTGTCAGAATATGCAAAAGATCTTCGTGTGCTTCTTGTGGAAGATGAAGATGAACTACGGCGTGAATTAGCACGTTATCTTTCTGATTTTTTTGAACATGTTGATGTTGCACAGAACGGCCATGAAGGTTTGAATAAGTATTCACAAATGAGACCGGATATAATCATTACCGATGTCAGGATGCCGGATATAGATGGCATTGAAATGGTGAAGAGGATGAAACGGATACACAACACCCAACCCTTTATTGTTATTTCGGCGTACAGTGATTCAGATATTTTAATAGAATTTATCAATACGGGCGTTGACCATTTCATCTTGAAACCGATACATGAACAAAAATTCCTGAATGCATTGTTAAATCTCTGCACGGAAATTGTGCACAAAAGGATGCTTGATACATACAAGGCAAACCTTGAGGCGATCTTCAGAAGTGTGAAAGATGCAATTATTATGGTAGACAAAAATCTGGTTGTCCTTGAAGTGAATGATGCCACTCAAGAAATCTGTGGTTTTTCACATGAGGAGGCCATCAATAAGCCATTTCTGTCTCTATTTGCAGAATGTAAGGAACAGTGTTTTTCAATACTCAAAAAGACCATTGAAACAGGGCAAACGATGGAGATACATCGTCAGGAATGTTTTAAAAAAAACAGGATTGGAAAAATTGTTACCATTACCACGCATCCCCTTATTGATTGCCATGGAACGATCAATGGAAGCGTTATGGTTATAAAAGATGAAACAAATCTGATTTCTACAGGCCGGGATTCTAAAGAAATAAAACAGTTCCGCAATATCATCGGTAAAAGTGAGAAAATGCAAAAATTGTACTCCATTATAGCAACATTATCTGAATTACAAACCACGGTATTAATCACGAGTGAAACAGGCACAGGCAAGGAATTAGTGGCAGAGGCATTACACAATAGTAAAAACGGAGAGGAAAAACCTTTCGTGAAGGTAAATTGGGCCGCACTCTCTGAAGACCTGCTTGAAAGTGAATTGTTTGGGCACGTAAAAGGCGCATTTACCGGCGCGATTAAAGACAGAATCGGCAGGTTTCAGCAGGCTGATGGTGGCACCATTTTTTTAGACGAAATTGGCGATATATCAAGCAAGATGCAATTACGCCTATTACGAGTACTTCAGGAAAGCGAATTTGAATGTGTGGGAGATTCAAATCCCGTAAAGGTAAATGTGCGTGTTATCGCCGCTACGAATCAGGACCTCAGGGAAAAGGTGCGTCTCGGAAAATTTAGGGAAGACCTTTATCACCGGTTAAAGGTGGTAGAATTACAGATACCACCACTAAGGGAAAGGTATGAAGATATGTTTCTTCTCGTGGAATATTTCTTGAAAAGACTCAATGAAAAATTTGGTAGCAATATTACTCATATCTCTGACGACGTATTTAATTTATTTCTAAAATACCGGTGGCCGGGAAATATCAGGGAATTACAGCATGTGCTGGAACGTGCCTATATTTATTGTCGTCAAACAACAATCACCCTTGTTGATTTGCCTCAAGATCTTTTGGACGCTATTGATGCGGAAGAAACTCCCACAAAAGAGGAACGCTCCCCATACGACCGCTTGTCAATAGTCCAGGCACTGCAAAAAACTGACTGGAATAAAGCAAAAGCCGCGCGCCTGCTTGGCATAGATCGAAAAACTATCTATAGTAAAATTGCACAATACCATATAAAGAAAGAAAGAGTAGATAGGAGAATGTAG
- a CDS encoding PAS domain S-box protein, with the protein MKKDNKKRASDLRKKAEKRFKPETIDIKKLSEAEVRKLAQELQSHQIKLEMQNEELRKSQLELEDSKDRYSTLYDLVPIGCFTISEGGIILEVNLKGATILGRERGSLIKKPLSNFIARVDQDKYYLCRRHVFAMKEYKTCKLQMIKNDGAKFSAQLEFAVSLDLDGNFRKCMITITDITEKERVENKLHKLSYAVEQSPVTVVITDKLGKIEYVNQKFLQLTGYTPEESIGKNPRILQSGKTPPEIYKELWKNIESGKKWQGEFCNKKKNGELYWESAVISPVKDAEGITTQYIAVKEDITRYKQTRKKLEESDAKLRSILSSLYECAIMVCDRDGKITTLWGTPEMDKRYGIRAVDVVGKSIKEFISPEYLDQRLADIHRVFDSGEKMLVEYVAIVPGGDFCHEASLSPMKDVDGNILAVVWFIRDITERKRVDHELKVRNLQQTNIAYLGRKALVGLNSTTLMNEAVKIVARTLDNEFCKVLELLPDGKNLLLRAGIGWKEGLVGKATVSSGQDSQAGYTLQMGEPVIVDDLRTEKRFSGTLLLYGHGAVSGISVIIHGHKGSWGVLGTHTTRHKVFSKDDVNFVQSVANILSDAFINAQAEEELGKLYCAIEQSPNMVFITNSKGIIEYVNPGFTKVTGYSPDEVIGKNQRVLKPENITQEEFTALWKTLLTGKEWHGECYNKKKNGDLYWEYVTISPIKVKNSSEVNHFVSIKTDITEEKLKDQFLILRERQATMGEMLSIIAHQWRQPLTTINVIAGRIKNLLELNRMEKDDTIDSLALIQKSILSLSQTIDDFRSIYKQNKPKALILIEDEFQNCITIIGNTLKMNKICIKTSFRSGRKIKAYPNEFMHVFLNIIKNTEDIAKERHLKNVTITLEEYEKDGFIIIDISDNAGGIPDDSIGKIFLPYFSTKEEKQGAGLGLYICKMIIEKHSDGEITARNGKDGALFTIKLPVAGEFVQ; encoded by the coding sequence ATGAAGAAAGATAATAAGAAAAGAGCTTCCGATCTTCGCAAAAAGGCAGAGAAAAGATTCAAACCTGAGACGATAGACATAAAGAAACTTTCAGAGGCGGAAGTCCGCAAACTGGCACAGGAGCTTCAGTCGCACCAGATTAAGCTGGAGATGCAGAACGAAGAGCTCAGGAAGTCACAACTGGAGCTTGAGGATTCAAAAGACAGATACTCAACGCTCTATGACCTTGTCCCAATAGGGTGTTTTACCATAAGTGAGGGAGGTATTATTCTGGAAGTGAATCTGAAAGGCGCAACAATATTGGGAAGAGAACGAGGTTCGTTAATTAAAAAACCCCTGTCAAATTTCATTGCCAGAGTGGATCAGGACAAATACTACCTGTGCCGCAGGCATGTTTTTGCAATGAAAGAATATAAAACATGTAAATTACAGATGATTAAAAACGATGGCGCTAAATTCTCTGCACAACTGGAATTTGCGGTATCACTGGATTTAGATGGGAATTTCAGAAAATGCATGATAACCATTACTGATATAACCGAGAAAGAGAGAGTCGAAAATAAATTACACAAATTATCTTATGCTGTCGAACAAAGCCCGGTTACGGTGGTCATTACCGACAAGCTCGGTAAGATAGAATATGTAAATCAGAAGTTCTTACAGCTAACCGGCTACACCCCAGAAGAGTCCATTGGGAAAAACCCCCGTATCCTGCAGTCGGGTAAAACACCACCTGAAATATATAAAGAATTATGGAAGAATATTGAGTCTGGCAAGAAATGGCAAGGAGAATTTTGTAATAAGAAAAAAAATGGAGAACTCTATTGGGAATCTGCGGTTATCTCACCGGTAAAGGATGCCGAAGGTATTACCACACAGTATATTGCCGTTAAAGAAGATATCACTAGGTACAAGCAAACGAGGAAAAAGTTGGAAGAGAGTGACGCGAAACTTCGGAGTATTCTGTCTTCTTTGTACGAGTGCGCTATCATGGTTTGTGACCGGGATGGAAAAATTACGACACTTTGGGGAACGCCGGAAATGGATAAACGATATGGCATACGTGCGGTTGATGTTGTTGGCAAGTCAATTAAAGAGTTTATATCCCCGGAATACTTGGATCAAAGACTTGCAGATATTCATCGTGTCTTTGATAGCGGTGAGAAAATGCTCGTGGAGTATGTTGCTATTGTTCCAGGTGGTGATTTTTGTCACGAGGCTTCACTTAGCCCAATGAAAGATGTTGATGGGAACATCCTGGCAGTGGTTTGGTTTATCCGTGACATTACCGAACGTAAACGGGTTGATCATGAATTAAAGGTGCGCAATCTCCAACAGACGAACATAGCTTATCTGGGACGTAAAGCACTCGTAGGGTTAAACAGTACAACCTTAATGAACGAAGCCGTTAAGATCGTTGCCAGGACACTGGATAATGAATTCTGCAAAGTTCTGGAGCTGCTGCCCGATGGTAAAAATTTATTACTGCGAGCAGGTATAGGTTGGAAGGAAGGTCTTGTTGGAAAGGCTACCGTCTCCTCAGGGCAGGATTCACAGGCGGGTTATACGTTGCAGATGGGAGAACCTGTAATCGTAGATGATTTGAGGACTGAAAAACGTTTTTCGGGGACCCTACTATTATATGGCCATGGCGCAGTCAGCGGAATAAGCGTAATTATACATGGTCATAAAGGTTCATGGGGTGTGTTGGGCACCCATACAACCCGGCACAAAGTCTTTAGCAAGGATGATGTAAACTTTGTTCAGAGCGTGGCAAATATTCTGTCTGATGCTTTCATCAATGCTCAGGCAGAGGAAGAGCTTGGGAAACTTTATTGTGCCATTGAACAAAGTCCCAATATGGTTTTCATAACAAACTCTAAGGGTATCATAGAATATGTCAATCCAGGATTTACAAAAGTAACCGGCTATTCCCCCGATGAGGTTATTGGGAAAAACCAACGTGTCTTGAAACCGGAAAATATTACTCAAGAAGAATTTACAGCATTATGGAAAACCCTTTTGACGGGAAAAGAATGGCATGGAGAATGTTATAATAAAAAAAAGAACGGCGACCTTTATTGGGAATATGTAACTATCTCACCTATCAAGGTTAAAAACAGCAGTGAAGTAAATCATTTTGTTTCAATTAAAACAGATATAACAGAAGAAAAACTAAAAGATCAATTTCTCATTTTAAGGGAACGACAGGCAACCATGGGAGAAATGCTTTCAATAATAGCTCATCAGTGGAGACAGCCACTGACAACGATTAATGTCATCGCAGGAAGAATCAAGAACCTTTTGGAACTCAACAGAATGGAAAAAGACGATACTATCGACTCATTAGCTCTTATACAAAAAAGCATCCTTTCTTTATCACAGACCATTGATGATTTTAGAAGCATCTACAAACAAAACAAGCCAAAAGCATTGATATTGATAGAAGATGAATTCCAAAATTGCATAACGATCATTGGTAACACACTGAAAATGAATAAAATATGTATTAAGACCTCTTTTAGATCCGGGAGGAAGATAAAGGCATATCCAAATGAATTCATGCATGTTTTTTTAAATATCATAAAAAATACCGAGGATATTGCAAAAGAGCGCCATTTGAAAAACGTAACCATCACTCTGGAAGAATATGAAAAAGACGGATTCATCATTATTGATATTTCGGATAACGCCGGTGGAATACCTGATGATAGTATTGGCAAAATCTTTCTTCCTTACTTTTCTACGAAAGAGGAAAAACAGGGGGCTGGTTTAGGGTTATATATATGCAAAATGATTATTGAAAAACATTCTGATGGAGAGATCACTGCCCGAAATGGTAAGGACGGGGCGCTGTTTACGATAAAATTACCCGTTGCAGGTGAGTTTGTGCAATAA
- a CDS encoding methyl-accepting chemotaxis protein, with amino-acid sequence MKMTLSKKIISLFVLGGVIPMIAIGVTSYFSSSRALEKLAFNQLEGVREIKKAQIERFFTERQGDMGVLVDTVDTLRKEAFDKLIAIREVKRGAVERYFQTIHDQVLSFSENSMVVDAMSEFSKAFKNFRSENVSSGDLNADRMKQELLTYYNGEFTEEYKKQNEGKLPNAGNYFQQLDDDSIALQYAYIRANSNPLGSKHLLDKANDSSSYSALHGKVHPIVRNYLEKFGYYDIFLVDSETGDIVYSVFKELDYSTSLIDGPYAQTNFGEAFRKANASGIKDAVVLVDYAQYSPSYEAPASFIASPIFDGDKKIGVALFQMPIDRLNTIMSERSGLGETGETYLIGPDKLMRSDSYLDPKYHGVITSFRNPQKGKVDTEAARAAIAGSTGAEVIVDYNGNPVLSAYAPVKIGELTWGLLAEVDVAEAFCPKSNEGEYFFAKYIEKYGYYDLFLMNPDGYVFYTVTKESDYQTNMVNGKYSGSSLGKITKKALSSKQFTISDFEPYAPSNNEPAAFIAQPVVNEESGKTEIVVALQLSLDAINGIMMQREGMGETGETYLVGHDKLMRSDSYLDPTNHTVKTSFANPTLGMVDTEASNEALAGKTDTRIITDYNGNPVLSAYTPLKIGDTNWALLAEIDKAEAFASINRLRNWMIIIGLCAAGFVAGLGILVVRISSKISNLFSSLLADLTGSAGQLASASEQISASSQSLSQATSEQAATIEETSSTMEEIASMAKQNADNAQEASKLARACNDTVEIGNKEVISTVEQGNVAVGEMAGAMKNISESSGKIADIIKIIEGIAFQTNLLALNAAVEAARAGEHGRGFAVVAEEVRNLAQRSSDAAKDITELITDSVKKAENGTGLVNKTKGAFDEVVAKVKEVFENSVVQVKKVTDLVNEIATASAEQTNGIDQTGKAIQQMDQVIQQNAANAEETAAASEELTAQAQGLNDLVEKIAREVNSKDDDGASLKKSAVRESKSITGIKGKQRFALPEKAQTETNRGNGKRAYAAAARSADQVIPLSDDNFDGF; translated from the coding sequence ATGAAGATGACATTAAGTAAGAAGATTATATCATTATTTGTGTTGGGGGGTGTGATTCCGATGATTGCCATTGGGGTCACAAGCTATTTTAGTTCCAGCAGGGCGTTGGAAAAGCTGGCGTTTAATCAACTTGAAGGCGTCAGGGAGATTAAAAAGGCTCAGATTGAACGGTTTTTTACTGAACGGCAAGGTGACATGGGGGTGCTTGTGGATACGGTAGATACATTGCGAAAGGAGGCCTTTGATAAGCTTATTGCCATTCGAGAGGTAAAACGCGGGGCCGTTGAACGCTATTTTCAAACGATACACGATCAGGTCCTCTCGTTCTCCGAGAACAGCATGGTGGTGGATGCAATGTCGGAATTCAGCAAGGCCTTTAAAAATTTTCGTTCTGAAAATGTTTCCTCTGGTGATTTGAATGCGGATCGTATGAAACAAGAGTTGCTTACCTATTATAATGGCGAGTTTACCGAAGAATATAAAAAACAAAATGAAGGCAAACTTCCGAACGCCGGGAATTATTTTCAACAACTGGATGATGATTCTATTGCGCTTCAGTATGCTTATATCAGGGCAAATTCAAACCCTCTCGGGTCAAAACATTTACTTGACAAGGCAAATGATAGTTCCAGTTACAGTGCTTTGCATGGAAAGGTGCATCCTATTGTCAGGAACTATTTGGAAAAGTTTGGTTACTATGATATTTTTCTGGTTGATTCGGAAACGGGTGACATTGTGTATTCTGTTTTCAAAGAGCTGGATTACAGTACCTCGCTTATTGATGGCCCGTATGCACAGACAAACTTTGGCGAGGCATTCCGGAAGGCAAATGCGTCAGGTATAAAGGACGCCGTGGTACTTGTGGATTACGCTCAATATTCACCCTCATATGAGGCGCCTGCCAGTTTTATCGCTTCTCCTATTTTTGATGGCGATAAGAAGATAGGCGTTGCTCTGTTTCAGATGCCTATAGACCGACTCAACACTATTATGAGTGAACGTTCCGGACTTGGCGAGACAGGGGAAACGTATCTGATTGGACCGGATAAACTGATGCGTTCCGATTCCTATCTTGATCCAAAATATCATGGAGTAATTACCTCGTTTAGAAATCCTCAGAAAGGAAAAGTAGATACGGAAGCGGCGAGGGCCGCAATTGCGGGAAGCACAGGAGCGGAAGTCATTGTCGATTACAATGGCAATCCGGTGCTTTCCGCTTACGCACCCGTTAAAATTGGCGAACTCACCTGGGGATTGCTGGCAGAGGTTGATGTGGCAGAGGCTTTTTGTCCTAAGAGCAATGAAGGGGAATACTTTTTTGCGAAATACATAGAAAAGTACGGGTACTACGACTTATTTCTGATGAATCCCGATGGATACGTCTTTTACACGGTAACAAAAGAATCCGATTACCAGACGAATATGGTAAATGGGAAATACAGCGGCTCCAGCCTGGGGAAAATCACCAAAAAGGCATTAAGCTCCAAACAATTTACCATCTCCGATTTTGAACCCTATGCGCCCAGTAACAATGAGCCAGCCGCTTTTATTGCCCAGCCTGTAGTGAACGAGGAAAGCGGTAAAACGGAAATCGTTGTCGCTCTTCAGCTTTCCCTTGACGCGATCAACGGGATCATGATGCAGAGGGAAGGCATGGGGGAGACGGGAGAGACCTATCTGGTCGGTCATGATAAGCTGATGCGTTCCGATTCGTACCTTGACCCCACCAATCATACCGTTAAGACGTCCTTTGCAAATCCTACCCTGGGGATGGTAGATACAGAAGCAAGCAACGAGGCGCTTGCCGGGAAAACGGACACGAGGATTATTACGGATTATAACGGGAATCCGGTCCTCTCGGCGTATACACCCCTGAAGATTGGTGATACAAACTGGGCCCTCTTAGCTGAAATTGACAAGGCGGAGGCCTTTGCATCCATTAACAGATTGAGGAACTGGATGATTATTATCGGGCTTTGTGCAGCCGGATTTGTCGCTGGACTTGGTATTCTTGTAGTCAGGATTTCCAGTAAAATATCAAATCTCTTCAGCAGCCTTCTCGCAGACCTTACCGGAAGCGCGGGCCAACTCGCGTCCGCGTCGGAACAGATTTCCGCCTCAAGCCAGAGTCTGTCTCAGGCGACTTCCGAACAGGCGGCAACGATTGAGGAGACCTCGTCAACCATGGAGGAGATTGCTTCCATGGCGAAGCAGAACGCGGACAATGCCCAGGAGGCGTCCAAGCTGGCAAGGGCATGCAATGATACCGTAGAGATCGGCAATAAAGAAGTTATCAGCACGGTTGAACAGGGTAATGTTGCCGTTGGTGAAATGGCCGGTGCAATGAAGAATATTTCAGAGAGCAGCGGAAAGATTGCGGATATTATCAAGATCATCGAAGGCATAGCCTTTCAGACAAACCTGCTTGCCCTGAACGCGGCGGTTGAGGCCGCCCGCGCAGGAGAACACGGAAGGGGATTCGCGGTGGTTGCCGAGGAGGTAAGGAACCTTGCGCAAAGGAGCTCAGACGCGGCGAAGGACATAACGGAACTCATTACCGATAGCGTGAAAAAGGCGGAGAATGGCACCGGGCTGGTGAACAAGACCAAAGGGGCGTTTGACGAGGTGGTCGCCAAGGTAAAGGAGGTGTTTGAAAATTCAGTTGTCCAGGTAAAGAAGGTCACTGACCTGGTCAATGAAATAGCCACCGCTTCGGCAGAGCAGACGAATGGGATCGACCAGACGGGCAAGGCTATTCAGCAGATGGACCAGGTGATCCAGCAAAACGCCGCGAACGCGGAGGAAACGGCGGCGGCAAGTGAAGAACTGACGGCACAGGCACAGGGGCTGAATGACCTGGTTGAGAAAATCGCAAGAGAGGTGAACTCGAAGGATGACGATGGCGCCTCTTTAAAGAAATCAGCCGTGAGGGAAAGCAAGAGCAT
- a CDS encoding radical SAM protein yields the protein MKLLLLFPPDWLPSEPYLSLPSLAAVLRPAGHKVLLKDINVEMYDLMFSASFLRHVQKRIGKALRQLRSTMETRSLNEEEQRLMNQLFSCNEEWFVSLIDKAKKAKDTLRSQDFYDINKLEWANNCLHQTMNTISLGYYPARICFPPVETDLVYKPFISGEILKAIDDCQINVYRDVYHFLIAPLLENERPEVVGISVVQRKQLIPTFTFCKMIKEAYPEIHISLGGNIITRIRDVLVKRPALFQLFDTAVLYEGESTLLELMNALDGEKKELSVLPNLIYKDTDGIHLNTKKRSEDLSKLPPPDFDGLPLDTYFVPKLILPYLATRGCYWGRCTFCDHFQGYAGGFRTKPVDQVIAEITFLKKKYGNQHFHFTDESYPPALFRRLSRKLIEKNLGIVWTTHLRFEELLMEEDIWRDAARSGCKYLHFGYESGNERVLKLMGKDINLETVKANLRMSAKHGIWNHCMGFFGFPGETREEAEDSKRFLQENREYVHSVGFTTFALGKFSPVAMDPERFGVSVYKNPEWDLAMDYYFTPREGLSVQEALEVFKEFEYHHDPKWDLRISVREYIFLYVDYYKTNTLTQLPMKPRIQPEHYHNPVGMV from the coding sequence ATGAAACTACTTTTACTTTTTCCCCCGGACTGGTTACCATCGGAACCGTATTTAAGTTTACCTTCACTGGCGGCTGTTTTACGCCCTGCAGGCCATAAGGTACTCCTGAAAGACATCAACGTAGAAATGTATGACTTGATGTTCAGTGCATCCTTCCTTCGCCATGTACAAAAAAGGATTGGGAAAGCATTGCGTCAACTTCGGTCAACCATGGAAACAAGATCACTGAACGAAGAAGAGCAGCGTCTCATGAACCAGCTTTTTTCTTGTAATGAAGAGTGGTTTGTTTCACTCATAGACAAGGCAAAAAAAGCGAAGGACACTTTACGATCACAGGATTTTTATGATATCAATAAGCTCGAATGGGCGAATAATTGTCTGCATCAGACCATGAACACCATTTCACTGGGATATTATCCGGCACGTATCTGTTTTCCTCCTGTTGAAACTGATCTGGTATATAAGCCATTCATATCCGGTGAAATTTTAAAGGCTATTGACGACTGCCAGATAAATGTGTATCGCGACGTCTATCATTTTCTGATTGCGCCGCTCCTGGAAAATGAGCGGCCAGAGGTAGTGGGGATCTCTGTTGTTCAACGAAAGCAGTTAATTCCTACATTTACCTTCTGCAAAATGATTAAGGAAGCTTATCCTGAAATTCATATTTCCCTGGGAGGAAATATTATTACTCGCATTCGCGATGTTTTAGTAAAAAGACCCGCGCTTTTTCAGTTATTTGATACGGCCGTCCTCTATGAGGGAGAAAGCACCCTATTGGAATTAATGAACGCCCTTGACGGGGAAAAAAAAGAGCTTTCAGTACTACCCAATTTAATTTATAAGGATACAGATGGCATTCACCTGAATACGAAGAAACGGTCAGAAGATTTGTCAAAACTACCACCACCTGATTTTGATGGATTGCCATTGGATACATACTTTGTGCCCAAACTCATACTTCCTTATTTAGCTACACGGGGATGTTACTGGGGACGTTGCACCTTTTGTGACCATTTTCAGGGATATGCGGGAGGCTTTCGTACCAAGCCTGTTGACCAGGTGATTGCAGAGATTACATTCCTCAAAAAAAAATACGGGAACCAGCATTTTCACTTTACGGACGAATCATATCCTCCGGCATTATTTCGCAGGCTTTCAAGAAAACTCATTGAGAAAAACCTTGGTATTGTATGGACAACCCATCTGCGATTTGAAGAACTCCTTATGGAGGAGGATATCTGGAGAGATGCGGCCCGGTCCGGGTGCAAGTATCTTCATTTTGGATACGAGTCCGGAAATGAGAGGGTTTTGAAATTGATGGGCAAGGATATAAACTTGGAAACGGTTAAGGCAAACCTCCGCATGTCGGCAAAACATGGCATCTGGAATCATTGTATGGGATTCTTTGGCTTTCCCGGAGAAACGCGTGAAGAAGCGGAAGACAGTAAACGGTTTTTACAGGAAAACAGGGAATATGTTCACTCCGTAGGCTTTACTACCTTTGCACTTGGAAAATTTAGTCCTGTAGCCATGGACCCGGAACGATTTGGTGTCTCCGTTTATAAAAACCCGGAATGGGATCTTGCCATGGACTACTATTTTACTCCGCGCGAAGGTTTAAGTGTGCAGGAAGCCTTGGAAGTATTTAAAGAATTTGAATATCATCACGATCCAAAATGGGATTTACGTATTTCTGTACGTGAATATATCTTTCTGTATGTTGACTATTACAAAACAAATACCTTGACACAACTTCCTATGAAACCTCGCATACAACCGGAACATTACCACAATCCGGTTGGAATGGTTTAG
- a CDS encoding efflux RND transporter periplasmic adaptor subunit, translating into MTNENLLKLRIDKNYFHKNRGKSKKRFFLIIILILFIVAAMLYITGFLRLAVPVNIVNISTMYPSQTFTLLHASGYVVAQRKSAVASKITGRLVFLSVEEGSKVKKGDIIARLEDADFLASIHKAKADRDVAHANLNMKEAELANATIAYNRTTELSKQGVVSQSEMDEAESRYKNASASVTSGKAAIRLKEAALKEAEVNLDYTCIRAPFDAVVLTKNADIGDIITPVGAATNARASVVTIADMDSLQVEADVSESNIERVTTGQPCEIQLDALPDKRFSGEVHMIVPTADRTKATVMVKVAFHEKDPRILPEMSAKVAFLSRQVSRDERAPLKVLPVPAVFKQKGKSTVFVVSNNRSIAREVELGRQFDSMIEILSGLRAGERVVLSPQSKIKNGTRVKIPEE; encoded by the coding sequence ATGACCAATGAGAATCTTCTAAAACTTCGCATTGACAAAAACTATTTCCATAAAAACCGTGGAAAAAGTAAAAAAAGGTTTTTTTTGATTATTATACTGATACTGTTTATCGTCGCGGCAATGTTATATATTACCGGATTTTTAAGACTTGCCGTACCGGTAAACATTGTCAATATTTCTACCATGTATCCTTCCCAGACATTTACCCTTTTACATGCCAGTGGTTATGTTGTGGCTCAACGCAAGTCTGCAGTCGCTTCAAAAATTACGGGAAGGCTCGTATTCCTGTCTGTAGAAGAGGGAAGCAAAGTAAAAAAAGGCGATATCATCGCTCGCCTGGAAGACGCTGATTTTTTAGCTTCCATACATAAGGCAAAAGCGGATAGAGACGTAGCCCATGCCAATCTGAACATGAAAGAAGCAGAACTTGCCAATGCAACTATTGCTTATAACCGCACTACAGAATTATCAAAACAGGGAGTTGTCTCTCAATCAGAGATGGATGAAGCAGAGTCCCGCTACAAAAACGCCTCTGCATCCGTTACTTCGGGAAAAGCTGCCATTCGTCTGAAAGAGGCGGCTCTTAAGGAGGCAGAAGTCAATCTCGATTATACCTGTATCAGGGCTCCCTTCGATGCTGTCGTGCTCACGAAAAACGCTGATATTGGCGACATTATTACACCAGTCGGAGCAGCAACAAATGCCCGTGCTTCTGTAGTTACCATTGCAGACATGGATTCTCTCCAGGTAGAGGCAGATGTCTCCGAATCGAACATTGAACGGGTTACGACCGGGCAACCATGTGAAATCCAGCTGGATGCGTTGCCAGATAAACGTTTTAGCGGAGAGGTCCACATGATTGTGCCTACGGCAGACAGAACCAAGGCTACCGTTATGGTTAAAGTTGCTTTTCATGAAAAAGATCCCCGTATTCTCCCGGAAATGAGCGCCAAGGTCGCTTTTCTCAGCAGACAGGTCTCCCGGGATGAACGGGCTCCCCTAAAAGTACTACCGGTTCCTGCTGTATTCAAACAGAAAGGAAAATCCACAGTTTTTGTTGTTTCAAATAACCGTTCGATTGCCAGAGAGGTAGAATTGGGAAGGCAATTTGATAGCATGATTGAAATCCTGTCAGGGCTCCGTGCTGGAGAACGAGTGGTATTGAGCCCTCAAAGCAAAATAAAGAATGGAACCAGGGTGAAAATTCCTGAGGAATAA